TTCCTCAGATCCATCTCAAGCTATGAAGCTTCGCCCCCAGTATGTACATCAAGTCATACACAACCGGTTCTATGATTTCATCTTGTCCCGTCAAATCGTCGATCGCATTCTCCTTGAAGCCCAAAACAACCAAGTTGCCAACTCTCCTTTGTTCATGGTTTTGTCCTTTGAGGTTACCGACACGGCTTCCCACGGCGTACATCTCGTCCTAAAATACCAAGTCGCTTATCCGCTTTCATTAGAACACAAATTAAGTAATGTAAAAAAATGGATAAAGTAAaatttaccaatttttttttaacatctagttaaagctaattatattttaattgtagGTATGTCAAACGACAACTTTAAGATTGGCCCATGCATACAAACCATATttatgaaggaaaaaaagaaatcaaattgcAATGTGAAAAGCCAGTGCAATCCACATTTCAAAAATGCATGGACTTAGTTGATAACCTCATTTTTTAACCCATGAATACCTATTCTTATACAATGAATACAATAACCAAACATTGAGTGGACTTTAATGTTTCTAAACAGTCACTTTTTCTCACATCAGAATGATGTGTGGATTAAAGTAAGAACTGTTGTTTGCAACCTACTGCTCTGAATACTCTTGGAAGATGGATTTTGAAGAAcgtttgaatgtttttttaaatataaaatgaagaTTTGAATGTTTGAATGTTTTAAGGTCTGAATGAacataaaataaagatattgAATGTTTTAACGTTTTTTCAAAGGAAGATTACTCACTACTTGTTAAGGATCTTAAGTCTCGTTTCAAATTATCTCTAAAATAAAGTGCTATCATATGCAATACCTTCTTAAGCTCATCCAGCTTTGcaagatatatttgttaagCTTCATTCTATaagtttaaattatatattattattaatatttaattgataTAGTTAAGTTTGATTCAATAATATTACATTAgtaatgttttaattaatacaatgttattaaatattagaaaattggagtttactaaaaaaattagatttcaatattttgttagaaatatttatatttattactgtaatatttatggttttttaataataataataattattatagattttatatataagtaattaataCAATAAGAGatgttttgaccaaaaaaataagtacaactaaatatgtttaagatataatttgatatatttaaaattattaatgagaTATTCTCTAATTTAGAGCAATACCTTACGTAATTATTTACCAACATAAATTTCACTAAAAAAGtagtaatattatattattgagAAACTTAATTACactaaatagtaatattttataatattgagAAACTTAATTATCTCACCATTAGAGGTAAAAATTTGAGATGAGctttcaaataaaattacactaaaaatatcattactatattaattacataCTTATTAGTGGAGTATATGTAACCAAACAATCTACTCATTAACCAACAAtgatctcattattttgttgaaTCTCTGCAGCAAATCCACATATAATTTGCCTTCCTTTTCGTCAATCGATCGTTTTTTTGTAAGGTTTAGCTCAAAGAAAACACAATGTGCACTGAATGATTTGACGTTATTCATACTCGTTCAATGCCTTTTTATAGACTTACAAAAGCTGAAGCAAATAACTGACTCCACTAACTCAACTACTAACTAGTTTTACGGAAATAGAAACTTGACCAAGTAAACTATAGAGAACAAGTCTCCTTATTGCTAGACTTGCGGAAACAACTAAAACACGCATTCCAAAAGCTTCTCTAATCCTCTGAAACGTTGCATCCTCATCGGCTTAGTCATGATATCAGCGAGCTGCTCCTCGGTTTTGTAGTATTCCAGCTTAATAACTCCTTCTTTAACCAAATCCCTTAGAAAGTGATAGTGAACCCTGATGTGCTTCGACTTACCGTGTAACACAGCATTCTTGGACAAGTTGATGGTTGAAGTATTATCACACAACAACACCATTTCTCCTCCTTGATTGTAACCAATCTCTTTCAGAATTCTTCCCATCCACACAGCTTGACAAGCAGAAGTTGATGCTGCAACCTACTCTGCCTCGGTAGTTGAGAGTGTCACGATAGGCTGCTTTCGTGACGACCATGCAACAGCTCCTCCTCCCATTAAAAACACATACCCTGATGTGCTCTTGCTATCATATATGTCCCCAGCATAGTCACTGTCTGTGTAACCAACAAGCCATGTTCTTCCCTCTTTCTTGTACCAGATTCCAAACCCCATGGTGCCTTTCAGATACCACATGATTCGTTTTACCACAGCAAATTGTAACTGTGTGGCATTGGCCATGAAACGACTGACGAGACACACCACGAACATGAGATCAGGATGCGTTGCCGTTAAGTACATCAAGCTTCCCACCATTTGTTTGTAAAGAGTTGAATCAACCTTCACACCCGTCTCATCTCGGCAAAGTCTCTGACCAGGAACAATTGGATTGCAGACAGCATTGAAATTCTGCATTCCAAACCTTTCGATGACCTCCGCTGCATACTTTCTTTGAAAAATAAAGATACCATCATCCTTTTGCACTACTTCTATTCCAAGAAAATACCTCATTCTCCCTAAATCAGTCATGTCGAATTCCTTTTTCATGGACTGCTTGAACTCAGCTAACAACTCCTCATCATCACCAGTAAAGagcaaatcatcaacataaatacTAACAATGAGTATTTTACCTCCTTTGCGCTTGATGAACAGAGTTTGCTCGTTGATGCTGCTCTCAAAGCCTGCTTTGATGAAGTAAGCTTCTATACGACTAAACCAAGCTCGTGGTGCTTGTTTTAGTCCGTATAAAGCTTTATGCAGCTTATAGAACATGTGCTCTTTCCCGTTTACCTCATAGCCTTGAGGTTGCTCCACATAAACATCTTCCTGCAATTCTCCATGTAAGAAGGCAGACTTGACATCTAATTGATGAATTCCCCATCCTCGATGAGCAGCTAAAGCAATGATCATCCTCACTGTATCCATTCTAGCCACATGTGTAAAGACTTTCGTGTAGTCAATCCCATATTCTTGTCAATAACCCTTCGCCACGAGCCGAGCTTTGAATTTGTCAACCTCTCCCTGCTCATTAAGCTTGGTCTTGTAGATCCACTTTACGCCAATCGCTTTGGCTGCAGCTGGAAGCTCCACCAGAGAccatgtaatgaccctcaccaaggagTGAAATTCGAAATGAAAATCCATGGGCCAAGGTCGAGTAAAGGACATGGAATTAAGCCAaaggaggaaggaagaagaattaCAGAAGTAATGTCCGGAAAATTCTGAACAAGTTGGAAGATGGCCAATGGTACCACGTACCATGTACTGACCAGGACGTGTCGTCCGTACCATACGTACCATCCGGGACGTACCATATGTACCATGCAGGACGAGCTGTACATACTGCCCGGGACGTACCAACTGTACCGGCTAGGACGTACTGTCTGTACTGACCGAGACGTACCATCCGTACAGTCCGGGATGTACTGTCCGAAATGTCCGAAAGTTGCCGAAAGGACCAATGGTGGCCATGAGCGGGGAGAATGGTCCGGGTAACGCCGAAAGAGCCTAAAACGTTCAAGCGATGACCGAAGAGGTAAGCGGACGTGGACGTTGGACGATGGACGAGAGAAGGACCATGGGAGAAAAGTTTGTCTTTTAAGAAATTGACCAATGAGAAGACATGCATTCATGCAGAGACAAAGTGGGAGAATTAAATGGAATGGCGCGAGCCCATTGGGGCGTGAGTCACACGCGCCACATGCATCCAAAATTTTGTCATTTGTCGATTTCCactaaggagaagaaggagagccTCTCGCCTATAAATAGACCATTTGCGATTGAGAGAAGGAagttttctcatttctctcccAAACTCTTGCCAGtttaaaactcaaaagattttTCTCTCAAATCCAAGAGAGAAATATAAAGAGAAATCGCCTTGAGAGAGTGGAGTAGCGAGTGTGAGTTAAGGGAGAAGCAAAGAAGGAGTCTTTGGAAAGAAGGTGTGGCTTTCGCCGAGTCTTTGAGCTGCGGATCAAGAGGAGACCAAGGGGCGCTTAGCGGTTGGAGCTAAGGGAAGAGAGATCTGATCAAGAGGTGCAGTGAAATCCGAGTTTCCATCATCGGCATAAAGGGTGAGTGCTGCGGTAATGCATGCATGTAAagttagtttaattttgttgcaTGCGGTTCATGGTAGGCTTTATGAGAAGATAACCATGTGAAAGTGAGTTCTATGGTAAGGCATGTAGAGTAGTTGCATGttgattttagtttaaaatcgGTTGCATGCATTCATGGTAGGATTTATGATAAATCACCATGCGCAAATAAGTACATGCATTGATCTCACCTAAGAATTGGTTAAATGGTAATCCGATTGCATTTTAAGGAAACGGTGGACTTAAAATTTGGTGAGAAGGTTTACATGCATCATGTGACTTAGCGATTTGTTGTATTAGCATAACTTGCTTAATAAACCGGTTGCACGCATGAAAGGAGATAGGATGTTTGCAATTTTATTTGCATATTTTCGGTTAAGGTTAGTCGTTGCTAATTAACTTAACGCATGTTAAGTTTAAAACCGAATTTTGTTGCATGCGCATTTTTAAATGAGATTTACTTAGTTAAATCATATCATTTTGGCATGCGGATGGTTGAGTGTTTGCTTAAGTGAATTTAAGCATTTACATGCATATTTTAATCTTAAGATCTTTGAATTTATCATTCTCGATCTTGTTGATTTTGCATGTGCTCTTGCATGaatgttcttgcttgtttgcttgatttttcTTGCTTGAGTTAAGGGGTTTAAACTGGTTGCAtgtatttatttaatcttaagATCTTTGAATTTACATTCTCGttcttgttgattattgcaTGTTGTACCGCATgattgttcttgcttgttggcTCGACTTTCTTGCTTGAAGTGGTTGTAAGTGTGTTTAGCaagtctcttgaatttgtttcttgagtcttagctAAAAGAAGTAGAGTCGATATTTCTGGTTCCGTATGTATGTGCGTGTCTCGCAAGAAGTTTCAAACCACTTACGCGAGACACAGTCACGGCTAACTAGCTATTAGCGTGACCGTTACATGACAATGTAACTTTGGTGAATCTCtgctggttacctttgtggtttcagcatGGGAGCTCATGTTGGTTACCGGGAAGGTTTCAACATGGGTAGTGTGgaggaacggaacagattatcgaaaGGCCCTAGGTGAAGGAGTCTAGGATGTCAAGAGTCCCTTGTACTATTCTAGCTATCCTTACCTTTTCGTGTGGTGTGGTTAAGAGTCTAAAGTGTCCAAGAGATCCTTGTTCCTTTAGTCGTCTTTTCTTTGGTTTGCGAGTCTAGGTCTTCAGGATGGAGTCGTGTGGCTTTAACCTCACTCgcttgttttttattgttttgttgttggcttgcatgttgatagcttcgtcttgcatgttgatagcttagTCTTGCATAGTGTTGCTTAGACTTATTATTGTAGGCTTGTTtgccttgttgttgttttgcttccGCTATAGCTTCTGTTGTGTAGCTTTGATGACTtgccttgcttgtttgttttacttGCTTGGGGTAGTCGGGTTTGGGAAGTAGTATCCTGTTTAGGAtgaaaggggtacccaggctcactgagtaatcttagattactcatgatattgcttttgtcttgcagggaagcctaagtgagtctagagccggagcaaGCTTTAGGGTACCAGATAgggtttttcttgtgtttcttgcaAAACCCtatgtttttataaacaattatcCGACTATCTTTTGTATATtgctttaatgtttttgttttcaaatgcaAAGAACTATTGAAGTAATATACATTCGATTTTACAAAggcatggcaagttgcaaatgatactcggccttgtccgggctgacacaacgcaccaggccgcaagggttgcaaagcctaagtagtctcggATGTGGGTGGAGTTGTACTAGGATAAACCgatcgggaagtctgcagcttccgtccctcgaccggattGACCCGGTGCAATTCCCATCGTAGCGTTCCGTGACTGTACTATGGCCTGCGTGGTCATagtacggttcgggggcgttacagacCATGCCAGGTTCTTCTCAATCGAACAAATCTTTGCATTCATTGTAGTCTTCCATTTCGAGTGTAGAACAGCTTCCTCGAAAGAAGTGGGATTTGAGATCACCATAAGTGCTGCtacaatctcctcctcctcctcaggtCCTACTCTCACcatatttgtcttttctttgGTGTTTGATAGCTCCTCCCCGGATGTGTAATCAACGTTCCAAACATGTGGCCTTCTTGTTCTGCTCGTTGTTGCAGCTTCTGGTCGAGCATGAGTTTGTGGAGGaggatctcttcttcttcactttcatcgATCTCATGCTCATCTTCCCACTCGAGCTCTATGTTCTGTTCTGCAGAGAGACTTTCATCCCAACtccatttttttatcttctttgaaTATCACATCACGACTGATGTGAGTCTTCTTTTCTATCGGATCATACATCTTGAATGCTTTTGACTCACTGATGTACCCGATCATGACGCACTTCACGCTCTTGTCATCTAGTTTGGTCCTTTTCACATCTGGAATGTGAACATAACCAACACAGCCAAAAATTCGAAAATGCTCCACTGATGGCTTGTTCCCACTCCATGCTTCTTCTGGAGTCATGTCCTTCACGATCATCGTAGGAGATCGATTTAGGACATGGTTTGCCCATTGCACTACATCTGGCCAAAAGCTCCTTGGTACTTCCTTCTCTATCAGCACAGGTCTCACCATGTTCATGAGAGTTCTGTTCCTACGCTCAGCAACGCCGTTCTGTTGTGGAGTGTACACAGTGGTCAGCTGGCGTTTGATTCCGTGTTCCTTACAGAACTCCTTGAACTCAATGGAGTTGTACTCTCCTCCTCTGTCTGTCCTTAGACATTTGATGAGACTTCCTGTATGTTTCTCCACATACGCCTTAAACAGTTCAAATTGGTGAAAAGCCTCTGATTTCTCAAGCACAAAGTAGATCCACGTCCTTCTTAAGAAGTCGTCAATGAAGCTTATCAGAtatctcttctctttgttcGATGATGGAGTTATTTGACCGCACAGATCAGGGTGAACAAGTTGCAACTTCTCTGTAGCTCTCCACTTGCTTTGCTTTGGAAAGGAAGCTCGATGGTGTTTGCCCTTGACATATGATTCGCAGGAGAAACAAGAGAGTTGAGAGTTAAAAgattgaagaacaagagagtaAAGAGTGATTTAGCTGAGGAGcagaaacaagagagagagagagattcagaaGCAGATTGAGAGAGCTGCTGAGAAATCGAATGATGGTCGTGGTGAAGAAGTTGTTGAGGATAATGatgatatgaagaagaagaagaagaagaagaaagatgaagaattgAAGTTGAAGAGTGGAGCTAAGGTTGGGTTTGCTCTTGGTGGATGCGTTAAGCAGGATGCTACAGGtaaagagagaggggagagcTTGAAAATCGTGTTTGACGATGAGGGGAATGAGAAGGTGGTTGGGAgaggggagaagaagaagagaagcgggGACTCGGGAAGAAGCGACAAGGAGAAGAGATCAGCTTTGGATGAGTTGatgaaggaggaagagaagaagaaggagaggatgaATCGTAAAGATTACTGGTTGTTTGAAGGGATCATTGTCAAGGTGATGAGTAAGGGATACTATAAGCATAAAGGTGTTGTGAAGAAAGTGATTGATAAGTATGGTGGGGAGATCGAAATGCTTGATTCTAAGCATGTGCAGATAGTTGAACAGGAGAAGCTAGAGGCGGTGCTTTCACATATAGGAGGGTCAGTGAAGATAGTGAATGGGGCATACCGTGGTTTGAATGCAAAGTTGTTGGGTTTGGATACAGAGAAGTTTTGTGCTAAATGCAGATCGAGAAAGGTGTCTATGATGGAAGAGTCATCGAGTCTATTATGTATGAGGACATATGCAAACTTGCTTAGTTAAATATTTAGACTATGTTGGGTTTTGCGATGCGTTgttgaaccttttttttaatcagcAAGTTACACATTATGATCCACGATAGGTATTAGACATGTTATGTTATTGACTAGAATATATGGGTTGGTCTTTTGGTCTACTCAATATGGTTGGTATCTTTGAGAAATCTTGTGATGGTGTTTTGATCAAAGCTTAAGGCATGAAGTAGACATATAGACTTAGATATCTTTGAAGTATTCTATATTCTTCCATGTTTTccattctcttcttgttctctgttctcttcttctATGCCAAATGCATCATCATCCTTAACAAGTTATATTACGCACTCTTATATGTTGCATCATCTTCAATATTATAACAAGtgaatgtgaaaaagaaaaacattttactTAAATCATATGAAAGGTTTGACTTTCTTTTAGTACGATTTTActagtctctctttctctttaaatTCATAGTTTAAAGAGGTGTAAGCAATTCTCCATTGATGATCAACTGTTTAAAGACTCGATACATGATTTGAtgactgttttgtttttttttgtcaaactgaTGACTGTTTTGCTATGTAAGATTTAATGCTCTTTTATGAAAAATTGTACCACTATTATTCATCTTTCTTAATTAgtcaatcaaaatacaataatatgacatattatattatattcaaaaaaaaattaaaattaaattcagaaaaacaaaacaaaacaaataaacaaaatctgtttattttttattgagaaaattatgtcagtttgagtttataaaaaacatttaggatttatatttataattaaataaaattatatatcagtttgagtttataaaggaGGATTAAGatttaaagtttataattaaaaaaaattatatgtaagcttggatttataaaagagtgattagagtttatggtttaaattttacaattaaagttTGAGTTAATAAAagaggattagggtttagactttacaattaaatgaaattatattatggtttgagtttacaaaagagtggttagagttaagattttacaattagaacaaattATATGccagtttgggtttataaaggAAATATTAGGATATAAActttataatgaaaaaaatataaataatgctaattttgtgatttaaaaaagatttgtttacTCATTAAGTTATGTAAATTTATTCTAGTTGTTTGTTCAGATAAGAtcaattattttagtttatataattaaattatatggtAAATTTTGATTAGCTAATTAAGAAGGATTGAATAAGAGAGTGGGGATGAACCCAAGATTGTTCTTTAGGTCCCATTATAGAGCAAGTAAAGAACTTatcaattattaattcaattaaTACTAAAATGAAGACAAAACAATTAGAAGAGATAATAAAATGAGAATCTGCCgacataaattaaaagaaaaaatccacGTGGACTAATTTGTTTGTGATAACAAATTCATATCTTGACAGCCCAAATTTTATGGAAAAGTCACTATTACAATCAAACCGCCAACGTGAAGAAGAgaacaataaaactaaaaattcagattgagagagagagatatcacattccttcttcaatcatcaaatcatcatcatcatcggtcGTGATTTTCACAATGTCGAAGCAAACATACAAAGTCTGCTTCTGTTTCCGTCGGAGGTATCGACACACCGTCTCGGTAGCACCGCCCGAGATCAAGACACTTTTCGAGAATTATTCCGACAAAGGTCTCATGACGACCGATCTCCTCCTTAGGTTCCTGATCGATGTTCAGAAACAAGACAAAGCGAcgagagaagaagctcaagcGATCGTCAACgcctcatcttctcttcttcatcgtaATGGTCTCCACCTTGATGCTTTCTTCAAATACCTTTTTGGTATTAACAACTCTCCTCTTGCTTCTCATGAGGTGATTCAAAATCAAGATTTAGATTGAAGAGACTGATTGATTCTTGAATACTaatttatgacttttttttttcgtttttcttttgggaCAGGTGCATCAAGATATGGATGCTCCATTGtcacattattttatatttacagGACATAACTCGTATTTAACTGGTAATCAACTGAGTAGTGATTGCAGTGAAGTGCCTATCATTGAAGCATTGAAAAAAGGTGTTAGAGTTATTGAATTGGATATTTGGCCTAACTCTGATGAAGGTGGTATCGATGTTCTTCACggaaggtatatatatatattactaatgtctctgttttgttgaagtatggattaattttttgttttgttcttgctGAACCGTTTTTAAATATTAGGACACTCACATCACCTGTGGAGCTGATTAGATGTCTAAGAGCTATTAGAGAACATGCCTTTGATGTATCTGATTATCCAGTTGTTGTGACTCTTGAAGATCATCTTACTCCTAAACTCCAAGCTAAAGTTGCTGAGGTTTGTATAGCTTCTTTTGCAATTCTGTGAGAAATCTTTTGGGGAGGTTTAGTAATTGATATATAGAGATGTTGTGTTGTACTTCTAGATGGTTACAGATGTATTTGGAGAAATGTTGTTTACTCCTCCTTCCGGTGAATGCTTAAAGGAGTTCCCATCGCCCTCTTCTTTGAAAAACCGTATTATGATCTCAACTAAACCTCCTAAAGAGTACAAGGCAGCgaaaggtgatgatgatgtggtGAAAAAAGGTAGGAATTTGGGTGATGATGAAGTTTGGGGAAAAGAAGTTCCAAGCTTTATTAGACGGGACAGAAGTGGTGACAAGGtttgtatatatagaagaaacacATCAGCTTCATTTAAATCTCAATGGTTCATATGTACAAGTTGGTTTGATCTTTTTCTTCCTTGATGTAGAATGGTTCAAatgtagatgatgatgatactgatgatgatgaagatgatgacgatgGTGATGAAAAGATTAAGAAGAATGCACCACCGGAATACAAGCATTTGATTGCAATCCAGGCCGGGAAACCGAAAGGTGGAATAACTGAATGTTTGAAGGTGGATCCTGATAAAGTAAGACGGCTTAGCTTGAGTGAAGAACAACTTGAAAAAGCCTCAGAAAAATATGCTAAACAGATTGTGAGGTATTTTTCCCTCAAGTTACTCTTCTTATATACATCAAAAACAAGTTCAGACCAATAAAGATTCAACTATGTTTCCATAAGAAACTCTGTTGATCATGGAGTAAATAATGTAGGTTTACTCAGAGGAATTTGCTTCGGGTTTATCCAAAAGGAACTAGAATTACTTCATCGAACTACAACCCTCTGGTTGGTTGGAGCCATGGAGCTCAAATGGTTGCTTTCAATATGCAggtttctttttaaatatttcttacATCTCCAAGTTTTCTGTTCCAGTTTAcagaacatcaaaatcatatgcCACAAGCTACATATAGTTTGCAAaagattatttaatttttgaaatgacTTTATCTTGTGAAGGGACTTGGAAGATCATTGTGGGTAATGCAAGGAATGTTTAGAGGCAATGGAGGATGTGGCTACATCAAGAAACCTGATATTTTGCTGAAACCGGATTCTGTCTTTGACCCGGAAGCTACATTACCAGTTAAAACAACACTAAGGGTCAGAGAACTAAATTATTCTCTGTTTTGGTCAGTTGTAGATGTTGAATTCTTAGTAAAAGTCCATGAGCTTATAGTgtattggtttgtttatatatgttttaggTAACTATATACATGGGAGAAGGNNNNNNNNNNNNNNNNNNNNNNNNNNNNNNNNNNNNNNNNNNNNNNNNNNNNNNNNNNNNTGTGTATATATTTAAGTTCCGAGGCCCATCGCACGTTGATCATAATTGAATACAGCATTAAAACTTTAGAAGCACCGCTCAAGTTAAATGAATGGGAAGTTAAATTAGCTGTCACCGCATGTATAACGACATTACCACTAAATAGTACTAACActgattttatttcattgttgggaCCAATGTAATCATGTTAAATGCTTTGCGGATACATGAACAAAACCACTGACATTCTATAGTTANAAGTTAAATGAATGGGAAGTTAAATTAGCTGTCACCGCATGTATAACGACATTACCACTAAATAGTACTAACActgattttatttcattgttgggaCCAATGTAATCATGTTAAATGCTTTGCGGATACATGAACAAAACCACTGACATTCTATAGTTATATTGTCTtaatcaaacattttatttttctgatcaAAGATCAAAAAAATCTATTGTAATGAATAGTGAGAGTGATAAATAAGGTTTTAGAAGATTtaaattgcatttttttttattggggaTGTTTCCTATTTTAGGAATCTGGAAGTAGAAGAAATTTCTTGATAATTAGGAAAATTCCAAAAAGACAGAAAGTATTGACCGGGACCGGTAATAAATTGGAATCTTCAAAGTCAAACAGACTTGGAGGATTTGTTTGTTGGCATGGCATGATGACATGTCAAACATATGAGAACTTTACAAGTGTAATAACTAGACCCCACCTACTTTTTCTCTATACACTCTTAACTTTTAAAGCTTTTTATGGTTTTGGGAATTTCCAAGATACAACACAACCCACATGGACGGCACTTTGACTAGAGATTACATCCACGCCAAAGCTATGGAGTAGTAATGTATACTATTCCCTAACAAGCGGCCtccataaataaaattaacaatacgTTTTGACCAAAAGAACGACATCATAATTCTCATCTTCCTTCATacacaaaaaaccaataaattaaTGATTTCCAACTTTTAATCATTCGCTCTCGTCTCCGCTGTCCAAATGATACATTTCCCCAACCAAAAGGGGTTAGACCATGAATAATTGAATATTCCAGTTTTCATACGCTAACACTA
The sequence above is drawn from the Camelina sativa cultivar DH55 chromosome 4, Cs, whole genome shotgun sequence genome and encodes:
- the LOC104784102 gene encoding phosphoinositide phospholipase C 7-like, with the translated sequence MSKQTYKVCFCFRRRYRHTVSVAPPEIKTLFENYSDKGLMTTDLLLRFLIDVQKQDKATREEAQAIVNASSSLLHRNGLHLDAFFKYLFGINNSPLASHEVHQDMDAPLSHYFIFTGHNSYLTGNQLSSDCSEVPIIEALKKGVRVIELDIWPNSDEGGIDVLHGRTLTSPVELIRCLRAIREHAFDVSDYPVVVTLEDHLTPKLQAKVAEMVTDVFGEMLFTPPSGECLKEFPSPSSLKNRIMISTKPPKEYKAAKGDDDVVKKGRNLGDDEVWGKEVPSFIRRDRSGDKNGSNVDDDDTDDDEDDDDGDEKIKKNAPPEYKHLIAIQAGKPKGGITECLKVDPDKVRRLSLSEEQLEKASEKYAKQIVRFTQRNLLRVYPKGTRITSSNYNPLVGWSHGAQMVAFNMQGLGRSLWVMQGMFRGNGGCGYIKKPDILLKPDSVFDPEATLPVKTTLRVTIYMGE